From bacterium, a single genomic window includes:
- a CDS encoding helix-turn-helix domain-containing protein, translating to MRVAPTITLTRSERAKLQRLADGRRTEVRVVTRARIVLAAARHLENREIAEELGVTRETVGRWRSRYAEKGLEGIAQDLRLSDTFSG from the coding sequence CCGACAATCACGCTGACACGGAGTGAACGGGCCAAGTTGCAGCGATTGGCTGATGGTCGTCGAACGGAGGTGCGCGTCGTCACGCGAGCGCGAATCGTGCTTGCCGCTGCCAGGCACCTGGAGAATCGAGAGATTGCCGAGGAGCTCGGTGTTACGCGAGAAACAGTGGGGCGATGGCGTTCGCGTTATGCCGAGAAGGGCCTCGAGGGAATAGCCCAGGATTTGCGGCTCTCCGACACCTTTAGTGGGTGA